From the genome of Sphingobacterium sp. UGAL515B_05:
TTTAAGATCCCGATCAGTCATCTTTCGAAAAGCGTACCAAGGCATTAGGGAACTATACATCCCCGGCTCGATTTTCTGGATCATCCCAGCATCGTTATAGCTTTTAAATTTGGCAACAAATGCCTCCTCACTCCAGGGGCCAAGCCCGCTTTCGTCTGGCGTTAGATTAGCAGAATGAGTATAACCGCCGGTGGGCATCGGAAACTCAATACCACCACTCAAAAGCTTTTCTTTATCGAAAACATCGCCAAATTTTTTAGGCGAATGGCAATCGTTGCAGCCCGCCATGTTGACAAGATAACGCCCCGAATCAATTTTCGTTTTTAGGTCCTTTAAATAAACCGGCGATGGTTTTCTGGAGATAGCCCGGTTGTATAATGTGGTCAAGTAATCCACTTTAGTAACACTCGCCGGATTTTTAGGCTGAGGTTTAAGTGTTCTGATGTAGGCGATAATGGCCTTGATATCATTCGGATCTGCATGTGAGAAAGCCATAAATGGCATGGCATGATATACAGTACTACCATCTTTACGAATACCGGTCGTCAAGAGGCGGTACACTTCGCCATCCGTCCAATTTCCGAGATTAGTTGGTGTAATATTAGGCGTGAAAGACTCTCCAGGAAAATCAAAGCCCTTACTTTTAGAAAGAAACTCGCCCCCAGCCCCCTTTTGCTCATCTACTAAAGGCCACGAATAAAAATGGACATCACGGGGGCTGTGACAATCCGTACATGTCGCGACATTTTCGACGAGGTATGCTCCACGCTTTAACAAAACTGTATCATTATGGTCGATCAACACATCCGGGACCTTCGGCACAACAGGTAATTCATAACGGACGTAAAGAAATAGGCTGCCAAACATAACCAATAAGACCACAGTCGTTTTAGTTAATATTTTCCTCCAAAGGGTCCAAATCAGGAAATGATTAAAAATCTTATCCAATAC
Proteins encoded in this window:
- a CDS encoding c-type cytochrome codes for the protein MIKILIAISIIVVFSVLLVLKRALSILQEKQYHQAVEHHFFMEVLDKIFNHFLIWTLWRKILTKTTVVLLVMFGSLFLYVRYELPVVPKVPDVLIDHNDTVLLKRGAYLVENVATCTDCHSPRDVHFYSWPLVDEQKGAGGEFLSKSKGFDFPGESFTPNITPTNLGNWTDGEVYRLLTTGIRKDGSTVYHAMPFMAFSHADPNDIKAIIAYIRTLKPQPKNPASVTKVDYLTTLYNRAISRKPSPVYLKDLKTKIDSGRYLVNMAGCNDCHSPKKFGDVFDKEKLLSGGIEFPMPTGGYTHSANLTPDESGLGPWSEEAFVAKFKSYNDAGMIQKIEPGMYSSLMPWYAFRKMTDRDLKSIYAYLRTIKPIYNPVVKFTKQSTKGKVDPE